From a region of the Janthinobacterium sp. 61 genome:
- a CDS encoding DUF3833 domain-containing protein: MRSCQRGITATALLLALAACSTPPTPAMYAQELPVLDLQQYFNGTLDAHGIFQDRSGKVVKRFTVVMRASWAGETGTLDEDFTYSDGSRQRRVWTLRKTAPGRFIGTAPDVVGEAIGEVAGNALRWQYVLALPVDGTVYHVDFEDWMFLMDDKVMLNRAAMSKFGFSLGAVTLSFSKRPQAVP; encoded by the coding sequence ATGAGATCCTGCCAACGCGGCATTACGGCGACGGCCTTGCTGCTGGCACTGGCCGCCTGTTCCACGCCACCCACACCGGCCATGTACGCGCAGGAACTGCCCGTGCTGGATCTGCAACAGTACTTCAATGGCACGCTCGATGCCCACGGCATCTTCCAGGACCGGTCGGGCAAGGTGGTCAAGCGCTTCACGGTGGTGATGCGGGCCAGCTGGGCGGGCGAGACGGGCACCCTGGACGAGGATTTCACGTATTCGGACGGCAGCCGCCAGCGGCGCGTGTGGACCCTGCGCAAGACGGCGCCCGGGCGCTTCATCGGCACGGCGCCCGACGTGGTCGGCGAGGCCATCGGCGAAGTGGCCGGTAATGCGCTGCGCTGGCAATACGTGCTGGCGCTGCCCGTCGATGGCACGGTCTACCACGTCGACTTCGAGGACTGGATGTTCCTGATGGATGACAAGGTCATGCTCAACCGCGCCGCCATGAGCAAATTCGGCTTCAGCCTGGGCGCCGTCACTTTATCGTTCAGCAAGCGTCCACAGGCGGTCCCATGA
- a CDS encoding SDR family oxidoreductase yields MNRKITSWAGKRVWIIGASSGIGAACATLLLEQGACVALSARHRASLEQLCQGQPLAQALPLDITQPAQLRGVCAQLQLQWTHIDLILVVAGGYQAMRADSFDLEAAQSLLALNVGGVFNCLEQALPWLLRQGSGGIGIVASVAGYGGLPKALAYGASKAALINLTESLYLDLHPRGIDVYQINPGFVATPLTADNDFKMPALMTAHDAAAAMLDGIERGQFHIHFPKRFTNTLRLARLLPYRAYFWLIRKVTGV; encoded by the coding sequence ATGAATCGCAAGATCACCAGCTGGGCCGGCAAGCGCGTGTGGATCATCGGCGCGTCCAGCGGCATCGGCGCCGCGTGCGCCACCTTGCTGCTGGAGCAGGGCGCGTGCGTAGCCTTGTCGGCCCGCCATCGCGCCAGCCTGGAGCAGCTGTGCCAGGGACAGCCGCTGGCGCAGGCATTACCGCTCGATATCACCCAGCCCGCGCAGCTACGGGGCGTCTGTGCGCAGCTGCAGCTGCAGTGGACGCATATCGACCTGATACTGGTGGTGGCCGGCGGCTATCAGGCCATGCGCGCCGACAGTTTCGATCTTGAGGCTGCCCAGAGCTTGCTGGCCTTGAATGTGGGCGGCGTCTTCAATTGCCTGGAGCAGGCCTTGCCGTGGTTGTTGCGCCAGGGTAGCGGCGGCATCGGCATCGTCGCCTCGGTGGCCGGCTATGGCGGCTTGCCCAAGGCGCTCGCGTATGGCGCCAGCAAGGCGGCGCTGATCAACCTGACGGAGTCGCTGTATCTGGATTTGCATCCACGCGGGATTGATGTGTATCAAATCAACCCGGGTTTTGTCGCCACGCCCCTGACGGCGGACAATGATTTCAAGATGCCCGCCCTGATGACGGCGCACGACGCCGCCGCCGCCATGCTCGACGGCATCGAGCGGGGCCAGTTTCACATCCACTTTCCCAAACGCTTTACGAATACCCTGCGCCTGGCGCGGCTGTTGCCGTACCGCGCCTATTTTTGGCTGATCCGCAAAGTGACGGGTGTATGA
- a CDS encoding nuclear transport factor 2 family protein, whose product MSASMPETERVEEALARLVAFYEHLSLENLAQLGAVYAPDAHFKDPFNEVVGHAAILAIFEHMFVQVDAPRFVVLESLGQGQQAFLTWEFRFRMKRLVSGDQCIRGATHVRFDAQGRVLMHRDYWDAAEELYEKLPLLGGLMRLLRRASQR is encoded by the coding sequence ATGAGCGCAAGCATGCCGGAGACGGAGCGCGTGGAGGAGGCGTTGGCGCGCCTGGTGGCGTTTTATGAGCACCTGAGCCTCGAAAACCTGGCGCAACTGGGCGCCGTCTATGCGCCGGACGCCCATTTCAAGGATCCTTTCAACGAGGTGGTGGGGCATGCCGCCATCCTGGCCATCTTCGAGCACATGTTCGTGCAAGTCGACGCGCCCCGGTTTGTCGTGCTGGAAAGCCTGGGGCAGGGGCAGCAGGCGTTCCTGACGTGGGAGTTTCGCTTCCGCATGAAACGACTGGTCTCTGGCGATCAATGTATTCGTGGCGCAACCCATGTGCGCTTCGATGCGCAGGGACGGGTGCTTATGCATCGCGATTATTGGGATGCGGCGGAAGAATTGTATGAAAAATTGCCGTTGCTGGGCGGCCTCATGCGCCTGCTCCGGCGGGCCAGCCAGCGCTAG
- a CDS encoding cyclopropane-fatty-acyl-phospholipid synthase family protein, with translation MHARSSVRPDLLSDHAHLDLPATGRMILRLLQKLQYGALRLRTPDGSILLYGDGSHPVTLDLHNWRLCSAVLRSGDIGFAETFIAGDWRTDNLPGLIELMIRNRAQIESLIYGNWWGNLIYKVRHLLHRNSRAGSKKNIHAHYDIGNAFYQLWLDPSMTYSSALFTEGASLEQAQLAKYRRIADQLQLQLQPQLGQRVLEIGCGWGGFAETAARDYGAHVTGLTLSTEQLAYARQRLHEAGLASLADLQLCDYRDSHGQYDAIASIEMFEAVGQSYWPGYFACVAHNLKRGGRACIQTIVIADELFERYSKSTDFIQQYIFPGGMLPSPAEFRRAAEAQGLRVVDAFSFGLDYAETLRLWRASFLAQRTALEKQGFDGRFLLTWEFYLAYCEAAFQAHNTDVMQFTLVKE, from the coding sequence ATGCATGCGCGCAGCAGTGTACGTCCTGATCTCCTGAGCGACCACGCGCATCTGGACCTGCCCGCCACCGGGCGCATGATTCTGCGCCTGCTGCAGAAATTACAATATGGCGCCCTGCGCCTGCGCACGCCGGATGGCAGTATCTTGTTGTACGGCGATGGCAGCCACCCCGTCACCCTGGATTTGCACAACTGGCGCCTGTGCTCGGCCGTTCTGCGCTCGGGCGACATCGGCTTTGCCGAAACGTTTATCGCGGGCGACTGGCGCACCGACAATTTGCCGGGCTTGATCGAATTGATGATACGCAACCGTGCGCAGATCGAGTCCTTGATCTATGGCAACTGGTGGGGCAACCTGATCTATAAGGTGCGCCATCTGCTGCACCGCAATTCGCGCGCCGGCAGCAAGAAGAATATCCACGCCCATTACGACATTGGCAACGCCTTTTATCAGCTGTGGCTGGACCCGTCGATGACGTATTCGAGCGCGCTGTTTACCGAAGGCGCCAGCCTGGAACAGGCGCAGCTGGCGAAATACCGGCGCATCGCCGACCAGCTGCAGCTGCAGCTGCAGCCGCAGCTGGGCCAGCGCGTGCTGGAAATCGGCTGCGGCTGGGGCGGCTTTGCGGAAACGGCGGCGCGTGACTATGGCGCCCACGTGACGGGCCTGACCTTGTCGACCGAACAGCTGGCGTATGCGCGCCAGCGCCTGCACGAGGCGGGGCTGGCCAGCCTGGCCGATTTGCAGCTGTGCGATTACCGCGACAGCCACGGCCAGTACGACGCCATCGCTTCGATAGAGATGTTCGAAGCGGTGGGGCAAAGCTACTGGCCCGGCTATTTCGCCTGCGTGGCGCACAACTTGAAGCGCGGCGGGCGTGCCTGCATCCAGACCATCGTCATCGCCGATGAATTGTTCGAGCGCTACAGCAAGAGCACTGACTTCATCCAGCAATACATTTTTCCGGGTGGCATGCTGCCTTCGCCGGCCGAGTTTCGCCGCGCCGCCGAGGCGCAGGGCTTGCGCGTAGTGGACGCCTTCAGCTTTGGCCTCGATTACGCGGAAACCCTGCGCCTGTGGCGCGCCAGCTTCCTGGCCCAGCGAACGGCGCTGGAAAAGCAGGGTTTTGATGGCCGTTTCCTGCTGACCTGGGAGTTTTACCTGGCCTATTGCGAAGCGGCCTTCCAGGCGCACAACACGGACGTCATGCAATTTACTCTGGTCAAGGAGTGA
- the rsmH gene encoding 16S rRNA (cytosine(1402)-N(4))-methyltransferase RsmH, producing the protein MTQLTVPEFQHRTVLLDEAVDALDLTGDRAHGIYVDGTFGRGGHSRLILSRLAADARLIGFDKDLQAIATAEQIGDPRFEIVHDSFATMTASLAARGVRQVDGILLDLGISSPQVDDAARGFSFRNDGPLDMRMDTTRGISAAEWLAVETEQNLEKVIRDYGEERFAFQIAKAIVAGRAVQPISSTRQLASIVAGAVKTREKGKDPATRTFQAIRIFINKELEDLEIGLSQAYACLAPGARMAVISFHSLEDRMVKRFFASKANVEQPDRRLPIRAVDLPQPEMKLILKMKPSDAEIEGNPRSRSAVMRVAQRLPLVAPANGGSR; encoded by the coding sequence ATGACACAACTCACGGTGCCGGAATTTCAGCATCGCACGGTGCTGCTCGATGAAGCGGTCGATGCGCTCGACCTCACGGGCGACCGCGCGCACGGCATTTACGTCGATGGCACGTTTGGCCGCGGCGGGCATAGCCGATTGATTTTGTCGCGCCTGGCCGCTGATGCGCGCCTGATCGGCTTCGACAAGGATTTGCAAGCCATCGCCACGGCCGAACAGATCGGCGACCCCCGCTTTGAAATTGTCCATGACAGCTTTGCCACCATGACGGCCAGCCTGGCCGCGCGTGGCGTTCGGCAGGTGGACGGCATCTTGCTCGACCTGGGCATCTCGTCGCCGCAGGTCGACGATGCGGCGCGCGGTTTCAGTTTCCGCAACGACGGACCGCTGGATATGCGCATGGATACCACGCGCGGTATCTCCGCGGCCGAATGGCTGGCGGTGGAAACCGAGCAGAATTTAGAGAAAGTGATACGCGATTATGGGGAAGAACGGTTTGCTTTTCAGATTGCAAAGGCGATTGTTGCTGGCCGGGCAGTCCAGCCAATTTCAAGCACACGACAGCTTGCCAGCATCGTGGCAGGCGCCGTCAAGACCCGCGAGAAGGGTAAGGACCCCGCTACCCGCACCTTTCAGGCCATACGCATTTTCATTAACAAAGAGCTCGAGGATCTCGAGATCGGGCTGAGCCAGGCGTATGCCTGCCTGGCGCCCGGCGCGCGCATGGCCGTGATCAGTTTTCATTCGCTGGAAGACCGCATGGTCAAGCGCTTCTTCGCCTCGAAGGCGAACGTGGAGCAGCCTGACCGCCGCCTGCCGATCCGCGCGGTCGACTTGCCGCAGCCGGAAATGAAGCTGATCTTGAAGATGAAGCCGTCCGATGCCGAGATCGAGGGGAATCCCCGTTCGCGTTCGGCCGTGATGCGCGTGGCGCAGCGCCTGCCGCTGGTCGCCCCTGCGAATGGCGGCTCCCGATGA
- a CDS encoding thiamine pyrophosphate-binding protein — MTQQSRTGGQILVDALQIHGVDTAFGVPGESYLDVLDALHDSGIRFIINRQEGGAAFMAEAYGKLTGKPGICFVTRGPGATNASIGVHTAYQDSTPMILFIGQVGNDFVDREAFQEIDYRRMYGQMAKWVAQIDRAERIPEYLARAFQVATSGRPGPVVLALPEDMLISMATVADTRAYQPVQAAPSDAQLQQLRAMLATAKQPLVLLGGTTWTPQACADLQQFAEANHLPVACAFRFQDLLDNAHPNYIGDVGIGINPKLAARVKNADLVIAIGPRLGEMTTGGYTLFDSPVPRQRLVHIHTDAEELGSVYQAELMINSGMPQVCAMLAAMDPVDASAWKQSPAEAKAELAAYQEQPPIFQDGQAPLDLWQVTQEIMAQVPPDTILTNGAGNYASWAHRFYRYGGMRTQLAPTNGAMGYGVPSGVAAKIVHPERTVITFAGDGEYMMNGQELATAVQYQAGVVIIVFNNQMFGTIRMHQERDYPGRVSGTTLHNPDFAALAQAYGAHGAVVNTTEEFAPALQRALAHARTHSLPALIELRYDGNLITPNATLATIRATAEKAQAAK; from the coding sequence ATGACGCAACAATCCCGTACCGGCGGCCAGATCCTGGTCGATGCCCTGCAGATCCATGGTGTCGACACCGCTTTTGGCGTGCCTGGCGAAAGCTACCTGGACGTGCTCGACGCACTGCACGATTCGGGCATCCGCTTCATCATCAACCGCCAGGAAGGCGGCGCCGCCTTCATGGCCGAAGCCTACGGCAAGCTGACGGGCAAGCCGGGCATCTGCTTCGTCACACGCGGACCGGGCGCCACCAATGCCTCGATCGGCGTGCACACGGCGTATCAGGATTCCACCCCGATGATCCTGTTCATCGGCCAGGTCGGCAATGATTTTGTCGACCGCGAAGCGTTCCAGGAAATCGACTACCGCCGCATGTACGGCCAGATGGCCAAGTGGGTGGCGCAGATCGACCGCGCCGAGCGCATTCCCGAATACCTGGCACGTGCCTTCCAGGTGGCCACCAGCGGCCGCCCCGGCCCCGTGGTGCTGGCCCTGCCGGAAGACATGCTCATTTCCATGGCGACTGTCGCAGACACGCGCGCCTACCAGCCCGTGCAGGCTGCGCCATCAGACGCGCAGCTGCAGCAGCTGCGCGCCATGCTGGCCACGGCGAAACAGCCGCTGGTCTTGCTGGGCGGCACCACCTGGACGCCGCAGGCGTGCGCCGACCTGCAACAGTTCGCCGAAGCGAATCACTTGCCCGTCGCCTGCGCCTTCCGTTTCCAGGACTTGCTCGACAATGCCCACCCGAACTATATCGGCGACGTCGGCATTGGCATCAACCCGAAACTGGCCGCGCGCGTGAAAAATGCCGACCTCGTCATCGCCATCGGCCCGCGCCTGGGTGAAATGACGACGGGCGGCTACACCCTGTTCGACTCGCCCGTGCCGCGCCAGCGTCTGGTGCACATCCACACGGACGCCGAAGAGCTGGGCAGCGTTTACCAGGCTGAGCTGATGATCAACAGCGGCATGCCGCAGGTCTGCGCCATGCTGGCTGCCATGGACCCCGTGGACGCTTCCGCATGGAAACAGTCGCCGGCCGAAGCCAAGGCCGAGCTGGCAGCCTACCAAGAGCAGCCGCCCATCTTCCAGGATGGCCAGGCGCCGCTGGACCTGTGGCAAGTGACGCAGGAAATCATGGCACAGGTGCCCCCCGACACCATCCTGACGAACGGCGCCGGCAATTACGCCTCGTGGGCGCACCGCTTCTACCGCTATGGAGGCATGCGCACGCAACTGGCACCGACGAATGGCGCCATGGGCTACGGCGTGCCGTCCGGCGTGGCGGCAAAGATCGTGCATCCGGAGCGCACCGTGATCACCTTTGCCGGCGATGGCGAATACATGATGAATGGCCAGGAACTGGCCACCGCCGTGCAATACCAGGCGGGCGTGGTCATCATCGTCTTCAACAACCAGATGTTCGGCACCATCCGCATGCACCAGGAACGCGACTACCCGGGCCGCGTCTCTGGCACGACCTTGCACAATCCCGATTTCGCGGCGCTGGCGCAAGCGTATGGCGCGCATGGCGCAGTGGTGAATACGACAGAAGAGTTCGCTCCTGCGCTGCAACGGGCGCTGGCGCACGCCAGGACGCACAGCTTGCCGGCCCTGATCGAGCTGCGCTACGACGGCAACCTGATCACGCCGAATGCCACCCTGGCCACCATCCGTGCCACGGCAGAAAAGGCGCAGGCGGCCAAATAA
- a CDS encoding chalcone isomerase family protein, with amino-acid sequence MRRLLTAVVLSLTMYGAVAAPPAFVNVDVPEARLAGEGDYTWFGMRIYRAQLWVGAQGYQGAASATAPFVLELRYARALDGKKIAEASYEQMQKLGVGTEQQRLAWLATMQRIFPDVKEGQRIAGAYRAGIAPGVRFYLDGKMLADVSDGDFARAFFAIWLSPESTAPKLRAALLQSAAPLP; translated from the coding sequence ATGCGCCGCTTGCTTACTGCTGTTGTGCTGTCCTTGACCATGTACGGTGCCGTGGCCGCGCCCCCGGCCTTTGTGAATGTGGACGTGCCCGAGGCCCGCCTGGCGGGGGAGGGCGACTATACGTGGTTCGGCATGCGTATTTATCGAGCGCAACTGTGGGTGGGCGCACAAGGCTACCAGGGCGCGGCGTCGGCAACGGCGCCTTTTGTGCTGGAATTGCGCTACGCGCGCGCCCTCGATGGCAAGAAGATTGCCGAGGCCAGCTATGAGCAGATGCAAAAACTGGGCGTGGGAACGGAACAGCAACGCCTGGCGTGGCTGGCCACCATGCAGCGCATCTTTCCGGACGTCAAGGAAGGCCAGCGTATCGCGGGCGCCTATCGGGCCGGCATCGCGCCCGGCGTGCGCTTTTATCTCGATGGCAAGATGCTGGCCGATGTGAGCGATGGCGACTTCGCGCGCGCTTTCTTCGCCATCTGGCTGTCGCCCGAGTCGACGGCGCCGAAGCTGCGGGCGGCCTTGCTGCAGAGTGCGGCGCCGCTGCCATGA
- a CDS encoding porin produces MKKTLITLAVLAAATGVAQAQSSVVIYGTVDAGFVSERGGVKGNVNKLDSGVASASRLGFKGTEDLGSGLSALFLLESGFSVDNGQQDVAGTLFNRQAYVGLSSKTTGTLTLGRQYTPWYNTLSKVADPFAAGYAGSAKNLFPANTRTSNTVLYTSPNFNGFDGDVAYTFGENADSNKIGRKIGASVGYSNGPLNARLAYNNTSNDTATIEQGSGRNWLAAANYDFAVAKAYVAYGVNKGAQSANLNNGNVQNYNYAPAALSTDSNNILVGATVPVGPAGTVMASFIRTNDKTAANADADQWALGYSYALSKRTSTYASYAKIKNKNGANYTVGNNSNVGTGDKAFNVGVRHSF; encoded by the coding sequence ATGAAAAAAACTCTGATCACCCTGGCAGTTCTGGCAGCAGCCACTGGCGTAGCTCAAGCTCAATCGAGCGTTGTTATCTACGGTACCGTTGACGCTGGTTTCGTCAGCGAGCGCGGCGGCGTTAAAGGCAATGTAAACAAGCTGGACAGCGGCGTTGCTTCGGCTTCCCGTCTGGGCTTCAAAGGCACCGAAGATCTGGGCAGCGGCCTGTCGGCTCTGTTCCTGTTGGAATCGGGCTTCAGCGTTGACAACGGTCAACAAGACGTTGCAGGTACCTTGTTCAACCGTCAAGCTTACGTTGGTCTGAGCAGCAAAACGACCGGTACCCTGACCCTGGGTCGTCAATACACCCCTTGGTACAACACCCTGTCGAAAGTTGCTGATCCATTCGCAGCTGGCTACGCTGGTTCCGCTAAAAACTTGTTCCCAGCGAACACCCGCACCAGCAACACCGTGCTGTACACCTCGCCAAACTTCAACGGTTTTGACGGCGACGTAGCGTACACCTTCGGCGAAAACGCTGATTCGAACAAAATCGGCCGCAAAATCGGCGCGTCGGTTGGCTACTCGAATGGTCCTCTGAATGCACGTCTGGCTTACAACAACACCAGCAACGACACCGCGACCATCGAACAAGGTAGCGGCCGCAACTGGTTGGCTGCAGCTAACTACGACTTCGCAGTTGCTAAAGCTTACGTCGCATACGGCGTGAACAAAGGTGCACAAAGCGCCAACCTGAACAACGGTAACGTACAGAACTACAACTACGCTCCTGCTGCTCTGAGCACCGACAGCAACAACATCCTGGTCGGCGCAACCGTACCAGTCGGCCCAGCTGGCACCGTAATGGCTTCGTTCATCCGTACGAACGACAAAACCGCTGCTAACGCTGATGCTGATCAATGGGCACTGGGTTACTCCTACGCTCTGTCGAAGCGCACGAGCACCTACGCTTCGTACGCCAAGATCAAGAACAAAAACGGCGCTAACTACACCGTTGGTAACAACAGCAATGTTGGTACGGGCGACAAAGCCTTCAACGTTGGTGTTCGTCACTCGTTCTAA
- a CDS encoding MFS transporter, whose product MSSGTSALTLPALFSYGLFGLPLAMLALPIYIYVAPFYAQRSSLDLAQIGAVLLAARIAAAFIDPAMGAWMARGGRSYAVLVGAALPLLLLGFGALFHPPLLSHGATLAWFLASLLLVYSAYGLAGIAHQSWGAALSQAPTQRARVAAVREGCGLLGVILAAALTSVLGYDGLSLAFAVCLLATGALLLARAPRPTSRSAGDVIVGSGWKVPLRQRAFRWLFAVLLVNGVAAAIPATLFLFFAGDYLRLGHYAGPFLIVYFCAAAASMPLWVALARRFGEARAWGGAMLLAASVFVWAYGLDAGAAWGFASICLLSGLALGADLALPPALLAGLIGAAGHARRHEAAYFGWWNWGVQMSLALAAGIALPLLAWLGYVPGSSSGLPALSAAYALLPCALKLLAALLLWRAPLQHIYSETRE is encoded by the coding sequence ATGAGCAGCGGGACCAGCGCCTTGACCTTGCCTGCCTTGTTCAGTTATGGCCTGTTCGGTTTGCCGCTGGCCATGCTGGCGCTGCCCATCTATATATATGTTGCGCCATTTTATGCGCAGCGCAGCAGCCTTGATCTGGCGCAAATCGGCGCCGTGCTGCTGGCGGCCCGCATTGCCGCCGCCTTCATCGATCCCGCCATGGGCGCCTGGATGGCGCGCGGCGGGCGCAGCTATGCCGTACTGGTCGGTGCCGCGCTGCCCTTGCTGCTGCTGGGCTTTGGCGCCCTGTTCCATCCGCCGCTCCTGTCGCATGGGGCGACCCTGGCATGGTTCCTGGCGTCCTTGTTGCTCGTGTATTCCGCCTATGGCCTGGCCGGCATCGCGCACCAGAGCTGGGGCGCGGCGCTGAGTCAGGCGCCCACGCAGCGGGCGCGGGTGGCGGCCGTGCGGGAAGGCTGCGGCTTGCTCGGCGTTATCCTGGCGGCGGCACTGACTTCCGTGCTCGGCTATGACGGCTTGTCGCTGGCCTTTGCCGTCTGCCTGCTGGCGACGGGCGCGCTGTTGCTGGCGCGCGCGCCGCGGCCGACCTCGCGCAGTGCCGGGGACGTGATCGTCGGCAGTGGCTGGAAAGTCCCGTTGCGCCAGCGCGCATTTCGCTGGCTGTTCGCCGTCTTGCTCGTCAATGGCGTAGCCGCCGCCATCCCCGCCACCCTGTTCCTGTTCTTTGCCGGCGATTATTTGCGCCTGGGGCATTACGCGGGGCCGTTCCTGATTGTGTATTTTTGTGCGGCAGCCGCTTCGATGCCCCTTTGGGTGGCGCTGGCGCGCCGCTTTGGCGAAGCGCGCGCCTGGGGCGGCGCCATGCTGCTGGCGGCCAGCGTGTTTGTCTGGGCGTATGGCTTGGACGCGGGCGCCGCGTGGGGCTTTGCCAGCATCTGCTTGCTTTCGGGCTTGGCGCTGGGTGCCGACCTGGCCTTGCCGCCGGCCCTGCTGGCAGGGTTGATCGGCGCGGCGGGCCACGCCAGGCGGCATGAGGCGGCGTACTTCGGCTGGTGGAACTGGGGCGTGCAGATGAGCCTGGCGCTGGCGGCCGGCATCGCCTTGCCCTTGCTGGCCTGGCTGGGTTATGTGCCGGGCAGCAGCAGCGGCTTGCCAGCCTTGTCGGCTGCCTACGCCTTGCTGCCCTGCGCCCTGAAACTGCTGGCGGCGCTGCTGCTGTGGCGCGCGCCTTTACAACATATATATAGTGAAACCAGGGAGTAG
- the ftsL gene encoding cell division protein FtsL, with translation MTGKLCVVLSALLVCCGLSLVNAQYQSRHLLIDLERAQALSRQLDIDWAQLQLDQSTLGKHERIESIARRDLSMTPLTAARTQYLTEGE, from the coding sequence ATGACTGGCAAGCTGTGTGTCGTGCTGTCGGCCCTGCTGGTGTGCTGTGGCCTGTCGCTGGTGAACGCGCAGTACCAGTCGCGCCACCTGCTGATCGACCTGGAGCGCGCGCAAGCGCTGTCGCGCCAGCTCGACATCGACTGGGCGCAGCTGCAGCTGGACCAGTCGACCCTGGGCAAGCATGAGCGCATTGAATCGATTGCTCGGCGTGACCTGAGCATGACGCCGCTGACGGCGGCGCGTACGCAGTACCTGACGGAGGGCGAATAA
- the mraZ gene encoding division/cell wall cluster transcriptional repressor MraZ has product MFQGASAINLDAKGRMSIPAKHRDALAIQCEGRLTLTKHPDGCLLFFPRPVWESHRQQIAAWPMSARAWQRIFLGNAVDVELDSAGRVLISPELRNAVGLSREVMMIGMGSHFEIWDAVKLADKEQQAIDAGTPDVLSNFSF; this is encoded by the coding sequence GTGTTTCAAGGCGCGTCCGCAATCAATCTCGATGCCAAAGGCAGGATGTCTATCCCTGCCAAGCACCGTGACGCGCTGGCGATTCAATGCGAAGGCCGTTTGACCCTGACCAAACACCCCGATGGCTGCCTGCTGTTTTTCCCCCGTCCCGTGTGGGAAAGCCACCGCCAGCAAATCGCCGCCTGGCCCATGTCGGCGCGCGCCTGGCAGCGCATCTTCCTCGGCAACGCCGTCGACGTCGAGCTGGACTCGGCTGGCCGCGTGCTGATCTCGCCCGAATTGCGCAACGCCGTGGGGCTGTCGCGCGAAGTCATGATGATCGGCATGGGCAGTCACTTTGAAATATGGGATGCCGTCAAGTTGGCTGACAAAGAACAGCAGGCGATCGATGCCGGCACCCCCGATGTACTTTCCAATTTTTCTTTCTAA